Sequence from the Uloborus diversus isolate 005 chromosome 8, Udiv.v.3.1, whole genome shotgun sequence genome:
AAGACTTGCTCTTGCTGCTTCTCTTTTGAGTGTACCACCCACGCCATCACATGGGCCTTTACCGTGAGCAGTGGCAGAAAAATGCCACTCAGCCTCAATACCAAAATCTCTTTCATGGcagcatagatttaaaaaattctttttatttttgtattgtgcAGCTGATCCAtcggagaaataaaaaattttgtctaACCTTTTCtccaatttagattttaaaaaatttattagctTTTGTTGAAATAGGTGAACAGCTACTGTGTTGTGCTCAAGACATTCTGAGATTATAATAAAGCTAAGGTgatgaattttgttttcatttttgaaatatataacaAAAGGGTGAATTGTGGCTTGATTTCTGTTCCAGTGAAATGATTGTGCTTCATTTTGCAAAACAAAGCTATAGTTTTCGGAAAAGTCGCAAACTACTGCCACCTCAAACTGagacaaattttcttttgtatGGGTCATAAAAGAACTCTGCTGTTTAGCTATAAAGTCGTGACGAAGAAGaactttcaaatcattacaaaaaatttcaatgaactcATTGGTGGGTTTTTGTAAAGTTTCCAGATTGCATCTGTCTACATAAATCCATTGGCGGAATGTTATCGTTTCAATCATATTTTCTTCTGTACCATCTTCCAATATTTTCTGTATCTCATCAATGCCAGGACAATTTGCACAATTCGAAAAATAACAGTCAATGGAAGCTGGGTTGCACACAATTTTTACAAGACAAtctgtatatttttttatctttccatTTGTGATCCAGCTCATtttggaattttcaatttttaatttaacattttgatgAATGGTACACACACAAACTGCATGTGTACCACTTTGTCCAGCTAAAATACAATTCTTGGGTcttaattcggcaaatttggagaatCCAACTTTGACATCGTGatacatttcttcaaaaagtttgtaTGCTTCTTTTAGATTACAAAGCATTAATCTTTTAGACATTTTAACTTAATTGCCTTCACTGAAATGCAATCTTTCATTCCTGCCATTGGCCTACTTATATCTTCACTTTCATAAAATTGTTGTATAATCTCAGCAGTTTCTATGGGCAAATTTTTCCCTGGATGTTGATTGGAAGTGGACAAAAcccctttttgttttaaaagctttttagctTGGCGTGCATGGTAGTtcgatgtttttaatttttcagaaatttttctaatgcTCCAGTTATCTGGCAATAGAGTCAATATCATTGTCTTTTTTGCTTGACTGCTACAATTTTGATAAACTTGTATCAAATGATCACCATTTCCTTATTTGGATCCTCTTTCTCactatcggaatcagcatttggaAGAAGTTTTCTTTTCACTGCAGagctaattttttttgctttcgttATGAGAATATTTCttatatcttctttttttcttgttgacCGGGGATTCACCTAACTGAACAATAGAGTCATTTAATGATCTGAATGAGTCTTGAAGTAATGATCTGTCCGAGTAATTGTCACTCTCACTTTCCCTATCTAAGTTCTTACCTGGTGATTCATGACTATTGGAGGCACTATTATCTACAGTTGACTCAGTGGTTTTCTTCAACCGCAAAAGCTCCTTTCTGCATCTGTCACATATTTTAGACTTTTCAGGCATTTCTGGTACAAATGAATACATCCATGGCATTGCAGATCTCAATCCTTTTCTTATGTGTGAGTGAGAATACTTTTTGAACGGATTGCAACAATTTAAATGATTCatgataaaattaaatacttaGCAAATAATATAAATACGCTGAGtgtcaaaattagtttaaaaatagacTGTTTCAGTTCTGATATAAaccaactgaaataaaataactgaaagttAAAGAAATGAAGTTTGCACAGCAGAAGACAAAGCTTGAATGCTGACTGAAGATAGTTTCAACAGGAATTGTGTTTTTCAGAACAAGAAAGTATTATAAACACCAGAAAGAATCCCTCTATCCCCCACCCTTTTTTTGTGGAAGGATCATTTTGCAATCCCAAAtataccctccccctcccctctcctaaaaattttcagatcatccCCCTTCATTCCttcacctctcccccccccccccaaataaataaataagaatgaaCATTTTATGCTCTATTTGGCAAGCATTTCTAGAGGTTTAGTTTCCCTCTTCATGTGctggttttcttttctaaaaaaagacaacaagaagaaaagaaaacactatgacttaaataaaacaaaaaaaaaaggatcttgcaaaaaaaaaaaaaaaatagtttcagttttattCCTTCCAAAAGTCTAGATgccttttgatgcaagggcacttttctttttgttcagttCATATGTGTTACAAAAGAAGTTCATGTGAGTGTactgcttttgattatttttggaaGGGGTTTTGGtaacttaaggtgcaaaatcctttctttcaaaaaaatattgtcgcACCCATGCCATAAAATTATGACAggcttttattaattcatttctcccttttctttaatattaagagtaactattatttacttatttattttgtgtactctaaaattaatattgctacaaacaattattttggcaaattttacaaaaacaaaatttgattataacctcccccccccctttttttggaattagtaagttatcttttgaaactaagggggggggggtgcttttgaGATTTTATGGTACTGCTGACTGAACTCCACAAGCAAAAACATGAAACATGTTGAAAAATTGGTCAATCCCAAACCAGTGACAGGTGGAGAAAAAAGCAGTGAGGCAGAACGAACCATTGGATCTCATTCTCAATAGCCACCCCCagtctgtttcattttgttagcaaAGGGGGGGAAAAGGGTAGCTTACTGTTTCAGATCTGAATTTGtagtggattattttaagttcacatccccagagaaaatattttcttttttttccctttcttcctttccttttttaaaattttatttctttttaatttatttttctcaatgagatgagatttagatgattaatatttttattaatgagttatttttcaggaacaaatCGTACTAAGAAAAACTTCATTTCTAGTAGACAGTTCTGcataaaaaagtgaacatgtatgaagcatatttatttatttatttttttttttttgcacataaaataataactattcaGCACAATAACCCATATTTTGGCAGATATGTGAAACTTGTCCTCCCTGTATCAACTGATCCCATTAAGATCCCAATATGAAACTTGGTGAGATGTGAGAGGATAGCACAAagcaattttgtgattttttttcaaaattttaaaattgtccgtttttgaaaaatttaaattttaaaatttatttaaatttaattttaaattaaaaaattttgaatttcattaagttgcatatcaaattgaagcagattaaaagagctttaaaacaagACCAATATCAAGCTTGTATCTtttatagtttctgagaaaacaaggattaacagtctcaaagtgtagcattttttaacaaaaatttgaataatcaataattaataactgctaaatgaggagaaagaaaaatttttttttagcgttttcattcataactaggttaaatctcttgatgtaccaagtttcatccagatctgtgacgGTGCGTCCTAAAATTGCTCCAAATtgtgttgatttgacgtggaattacTCAAGTGTAATTAATGaaaatcagttaaaaaactttgatactacaaaatttttgatataattttgatattttttttcccagtttAAATAATTCTGAATTCAATTTAGCATATGCATGCATGAAACATTTTCAACAATTAATCTGAAATGTTAATAGTTTACGCTTACTATGAAATTATACTGAGTTTACACAGTATGCATGAACTCGTCTACCTCCGAAGAAAGGACacttctatttaagggacaaattgTGCAGTCctcttagtgtcccttattgagagatTCTACTTTATTTCTGAGCTGTTTTAAGCAGATTAGTATGTTGTGGCATAGCCTTAATTATAAAACTCTTCTGTtccaaattttacttaaaaagccAAATTCATTGTAGTATTaattgtaacggaatttcactgtatatccAAAAAAGATGTGACCGAGGTCATGAAAGGCAAGATTTCAATTAAGTTACAAATTATTGTCATGTGCACCTACAAAAAGGTTAGCTTATTATCAAAATAGAGCCATTTTCTTAAACGAAAAAAATGTtagtcaatttttcttttaaaataaaaagtagtttagttttaaatatttctcttgTTTTATAGTGGAATACGAATTGAAAGTTGCAGCTTTTAAACTGCAATAAAAAATCGAATGTGCCAGgttttttcattgatttaaaaaatatgtactttttctcacaagaattaaaaagaaaaaaattcctgcaatatcaaataaagagaaatatgttttttttaatgtaatttttcggGAAACAAAAATGATCTATTCGAATGAGTGATGTAACGAGAGACTGCTttgcttgttttttaattaaGGCAATGGattcattaatttatatttttcaaattaatttttgttaatgaGATCAAAAACATTGCAGGATTATACCCCTTCTCATCAGGACATACTGCATGCTCGCAAGGCAACTAAAGGTATTACTGAATTCACCATACACATCAACGAAGTGCCCTTTCTCTTTGTAGATGTTGGTGGACAAAGATCTCAAAGACAGAAATGGTTCCAGTGCTTTGATTGTGTGACTTCCATTCTATTTTTAGTGTCTTCCAGTGAGTTTGACCAAGTGTTACTTGAGGATCGTTGCACGAATCGTTTGCTCGAATCCAGGAACATTTTTGAGACCATAATAAATCATCGAGCATTTTCTGAAGTATCTTTCatattatttcttaataaaacggaccttcttcaaaagaaaattgaaataaaaatatccaATATCTCGGATTTTTTTCCAGATTACCAAGGTGATCCATTTAATTTAGAACATGTGCAAAATTTCattctaaaactttttgagaaTACTAAACGAGATCAAAACAAACCTATCTTTCATCATTATACTACTGCTGTGGACACAGAAAACATCAAAGTAGTTTTTAATGCTGTAAGAGACTCAATACTTCAAAAAAACATAACTCAGCTAATGTTGCAATAAACCTAATGTTTCAGCTTTGCCGAGATCTCACGTTGTAAGGTTTTGTACAGCCTTTGTACCAATTTTACAAATTATCTTTCTACAATTACTGTTTCAGTTTACATTCCATTAATAAGATTGGTTGTCTGTATGATCTTATAAATATTACACATGTAATATAGATTTATATAGGTACTTTTGCAATTTCACTTCTACTTAAATATTACTTACTTTTTGCAGaatgtaatgcaaatatttattattttgacttTGTCACAAGATGTTTTGCTTTAGATATGTAagaaatgttatttgaatttgAAATCCATAACACAATATACTATTTGTGCAATACAAAATTTAGAGTAAATTCAAGAAGTAAGTAACATTATGTGCAATTTTTTCGCGAGACAATTTTT
This genomic interval carries:
- the LOC129227764 gene encoding guanine nucleotide-binding protein subunit alpha-13-like, producing MASVCFGCSCFERVKYGPDEIEQYQRSRKIDKMLELDKRARRKLVKLLLLGAGESGKSTFLKQMRIIHGLTFDDETIAEYRITIYQNVVRGMKVLVDARDKLEIPWQDPSHQQFGERVMQYENSFLDKNAFLHYAPSVKELWQDKGIKTAYLRRREFQLSDSVQYFFDNMERIASPDYTPSHQDILHARKATKGITEFTIHINEVPFLFVDVGGQRSQRQKWFQCFDCVTSILFLVSSSEFDQVLLEDRCTNRLLESRNIFETIINHRAFSEVSFILFLNKTDLLQKKIEIKISNISDFFPDYQGDPFNLEHVQNFILKLFENTKRDQNKPIFHHYTTAVDTENIKVVFNAVRDSILQKNITQLMLQ